A single region of the Acidimicrobiales bacterium genome encodes:
- a CDS encoding ester cyclase, which translates to MTANRAAFDRAIANWNAGDLDAYLELYGESILLHGYSEEPMTKPEVAGMYRGLHEALEGIHIEVHDVIEEDDRLSARATMSGTHRGELFGVPGTGVDIVQPVITHLRFVDGRCVERWSVADTLAVLLQIGAVTLPG; encoded by the coding sequence ATGACCGCGAACCGCGCCGCTTTCGATCGTGCCATCGCCAACTGGAACGCCGGCGACCTCGATGCCTACCTCGAGCTCTACGGCGAGTCGATCCTCCTCCATGGCTACTCGGAGGAGCCGATGACCAAACCCGAGGTGGCGGGCATGTACCGGGGCCTGCACGAAGCGCTCGAGGGCATCCACATCGAGGTGCACGACGTGATCGAGGAGGACGACCGCCTCTCGGCCCGGGCCACGATGTCTGGCACGCACCGCGGCGAGCTGTTCGGTGTCCCGGGCACGGGCGTCGACATCGTCCAGCCCGTCATCACCCACCTGCGCTTCGTCGACGGTCGCTGCGTCGAGCGATGGTCGGTCGCCGACACCCTTGCCGTCCTCCTCCAGATCGGTGCCGTCACGCTGCCCGGGTGA
- a CDS encoding DNA-directed RNA polymerase subunit beta', producing the protein MLDVNTFDQLRIGLATADSIRTWSNGEVKKPETINYRTLKPEKDGLFCEKIFGPTKDWECYCGKYKRVRFKGIICERCGVEVTRSKVRRERMGHIELAAPVVHIWYLRGTRSWLAYLLMGTEPREELKAKQLEKVIYFAANLVTWVDEEKRQEDLPNLEAELVGEKELIEKERELALARRQEELEHEIEALENEGAKDTEIKARQRAVDKELASIRERYDEELDRVGRAFDEFKDLFSRKIIEDEMLWRELVDRYGEYFEGGMGADTIARLVNRLDLDEEEVKLRNAIEPPEGQKPLSAQRKQKAIKRLKIVSAFNRRDDNGRRVNDPRAMILDVVPVIPPELRPMVQLDGGRFATSDLNDLYRRVINRNNRLKRLLDLGAPEIIVNNEKRMLQEAVDALFDNGRRGRPVTGPGNRPLKSLSDMLKGKQGRFRQNLLGKRVDYSGRSVIVVGPTLKIHQCGLPKLMALELFKPFVMKRLVDNEVAQNIKSAKRMVERRRPQVWDVLEDVIREHPVLLNRAPTLHRLGIQAFEPVLVEGKAIQIHPLVCAAFNADFDGDQMAVHLPLSAEAQAESRVLMLSANNVLSPAHGRPLVTPTQDMVIGAYYLTEQVGVVDPEDDKRFKRPNESDWHPVRSFRRLDELERAYESGTLKLHDPITYRAERLLETPANGKAAVYTITTAGRVFFNETLPEGFEYINHVIKKKDMGSIVDELANHYPKAAVAESLDAIKALCFRFATQSGITVSIDDVRTPPEKAAILEAHEKDADKVEGQFQRGIITDGERRQKEVEIWTNATEEVRAAMEKELKAQQFNPIEMMVGSGARGNMMQVRQIAGMRGLVANPRGDMIPRPIKANFREGLSMLEYFIATPGARKGLVDTALRTADSGYLTRRLVDVAQELIIRELDCAADGTPVRGLWVDGVVPDEAGKRSYLETRLFGRTLMEDVTLADGSALAAGTEVGDDEMAALRDDEGVTRVRVRSVLTCQADQGVCAKCYGRSLATGRTIELGEAVGVIAAQSIGEPGTQLTMRTFHTGGIAGSDIAGGLPRVVELFEARSPKGKATLARTSGVVRIYEDEGKGRPVSIVSDDGTEDEYIIPSLSRLEVQDGDEIQAGEPLVDGPRDPKELIEIKGVRETQSYLVGEVQGVYRDQGVSIDDKHIELIVRQMTRRVAVSEPGESEFLPGERVDQKVFADTNRRLVEEGKKTAEGRPELMGITKASLATDSWLSAASFQETTRVLTEAAIESRSDSLVGLKENIIIGKLIPAGTGLGQYREIETQAPDYQPMEYYSSGDEEEGLADWLAERSEAVAEVIDLPTGAASE; encoded by the coding sequence ATGCTCGACGTGAACACCTTCGACCAGCTGCGCATCGGTCTGGCCACCGCCGACTCGATCCGCACGTGGTCCAACGGCGAGGTCAAGAAGCCGGAGACCATCAACTACCGCACGCTCAAGCCCGAGAAGGACGGCCTGTTCTGCGAGAAGATCTTCGGTCCCACCAAGGACTGGGAGTGCTACTGCGGCAAGTACAAGCGCGTGCGCTTCAAGGGGATCATCTGCGAGCGCTGCGGCGTCGAGGTCACCCGCTCGAAGGTCCGGCGCGAGCGTATGGGCCACATCGAGCTGGCCGCCCCCGTCGTCCACATCTGGTACCTCCGCGGCACCCGCTCCTGGCTGGCCTACCTGCTCATGGGCACCGAGCCCCGTGAGGAGCTGAAGGCCAAGCAGCTGGAGAAGGTCATCTACTTCGCCGCCAACCTCGTCACCTGGGTCGACGAGGAGAAGCGCCAGGAGGACCTCCCCAACCTCGAGGCCGAGCTGGTCGGCGAGAAGGAGCTCATCGAAAAGGAGCGCGAGCTCGCCCTGGCCCGTCGCCAGGAGGAGCTCGAGCACGAGATCGAGGCGCTCGAGAACGAAGGCGCGAAGGACACCGAGATCAAGGCCCGCCAGCGCGCCGTGGACAAGGAGCTCGCCTCCATCCGCGAGCGCTACGACGAGGAGCTCGACCGCGTCGGTCGTGCCTTCGACGAGTTCAAGGACCTGTTCTCGCGCAAGATCATCGAGGACGAGATGCTGTGGCGCGAGCTCGTCGACCGCTACGGCGAGTACTTCGAGGGCGGCATGGGCGCCGACACCATCGCCCGCCTGGTGAACCGCCTCGACCTCGACGAGGAAGAGGTCAAGCTCCGCAACGCCATCGAGCCGCCCGAGGGCCAGAAGCCCCTGTCGGCCCAGCGCAAGCAGAAGGCCATCAAGCGCCTGAAGATCGTCTCGGCGTTCAACCGTCGCGACGACAACGGCCGGCGGGTCAACGATCCCCGCGCCATGATCCTCGACGTGGTGCCGGTGATCCCGCCGGAGCTGCGCCCGATGGTCCAGCTCGACGGTGGGCGCTTCGCCACCTCCGACCTGAACGACCTGTATCGCCGGGTCATCAACCGGAACAACCGGCTCAAGCGCCTCCTCGACCTCGGGGCCCCCGAGATCATCGTCAACAACGAAAAGCGCATGCTCCAGGAGGCCGTCGACGCCCTGTTCGACAACGGGCGCCGCGGCCGTCCCGTCACCGGCCCGGGCAACCGGCCCCTGAAGTCGCTGTCGGACATGTTGAAGGGCAAGCAGGGTCGGTTCCGCCAGAACCTGCTCGGCAAGCGCGTCGACTACTCCGGCCGTTCGGTCATCGTGGTCGGCCCGACCCTCAAGATCCACCAGTGCGGCCTGCCCAAGCTGATGGCCCTCGAGCTCTTCAAGCCCTTCGTCATGAAGCGGCTCGTCGACAACGAGGTGGCCCAGAACATCAAGTCGGCCAAGCGCATGGTCGAGCGTCGCCGCCCGCAGGTGTGGGACGTGCTCGAGGACGTCATCCGCGAGCACCCCGTGCTGCTCAACCGTGCCCCCACCCTGCACCGTCTCGGCATCCAGGCCTTCGAGCCCGTGCTGGTCGAGGGCAAGGCCATCCAGATCCACCCCCTCGTCTGCGCGGCGTTCAACGCCGACTTCGACGGTGACCAGATGGCCGTCCACCTGCCCCTGTCGGCCGAGGCGCAGGCCGAGAGCCGCGTGCTGATGCTGTCGGCCAACAACGTGTTGAGCCCGGCCCACGGCCGCCCGCTCGTCACGCCGACCCAGGACATGGTCATCGGCGCCTACTACCTCACCGAGCAGGTGGGCGTGGTCGACCCCGAGGACGACAAGCGCTTCAAGCGCCCGAACGAGTCCGACTGGCACCCGGTGCGCAGCTTCCGCCGTCTCGACGAGCTCGAGCGGGCCTACGAGAGCGGCACGCTGAAGCTCCACGACCCCATCACGTACCGGGCCGAGCGCCTGCTCGAGACCCCGGCCAACGGCAAGGCTGCGGTGTACACGATCACCACCGCCGGTCGAGTGTTCTTCAACGAGACGCTGCCCGAGGGCTTCGAGTACATCAACCACGTCATCAAGAAGAAGGACATGGGCTCGATCGTGGACGAGCTCGCCAACCACTACCCGAAGGCCGCGGTGGCCGAGAGCCTCGACGCCATCAAGGCGCTGTGCTTCCGCTTCGCCACCCAGTCGGGCATCACGGTGTCCATCGACGACGTTCGCACCCCGCCCGAGAAGGCCGCGATCCTCGAGGCGCACGAGAAGGACGCCGACAAGGTCGAGGGCCAGTTCCAGCGGGGCATCATCACCGACGGTGAGCGCCGCCAGAAGGAAGTCGAGATCTGGACCAACGCCACCGAAGAGGTGCGCGCGGCCATGGAGAAGGAGCTGAAGGCCCAGCAGTTCAACCCCATCGAGATGATGGTGGGCTCCGGGGCTCGAGGCAACATGATGCAGGTCCGCCAGATCGCCGGCATGCGCGGCCTGGTGGCCAACCCCCGAGGCGACATGATCCCGCGGCCCATCAAGGCCAACTTCCGCGAGGGCTTGTCGATGCTCGAGTACTTCATCGCCACGCCGGGTGCCCGCAAGGGCCTCGTCGACACCGCCCTGCGCACCGCCGACTCCGGTTACCTCACCCGTCGCCTCGTCGACGTGGCCCAGGAGCTCATCATCCGTGAGCTCGACTGCGCCGCCGACGGCACGCCGGTGCGGGGCCTCTGGGTCGACGGCGTCGTGCCCGACGAGGCCGGCAAGCGCAGCTACCTCGAGACCCGGCTCTTCGGCCGGACCCTCATGGAGGACGTCACCCTCGCCGACGGCAGCGCCCTCGCCGCCGGCACCGAGGTCGGCGACGACGAGATGGCCGCGCTGCGCGACGACGAGGGCGTCACCCGGGTCCGGGTGCGCTCCGTGCTCACGTGCCAGGCCGACCAGGGCGTCTGCGCCAAGTGCTACGGCCGTTCGCTGGCCACCGGCCGCACCATCGAACTGGGTGAGGCGGTCGGCGTGATCGCCGCCCAGTCCATCGGTGAGCCCGGCACCCAGCTGACCATGCGGACCTTCCACACGGGCGGTATCGCCGGCAGCGACATCGCCGGCGGTCTCCCCCGAGTGGTCGAGCTCTTCGAGGCCCGATCCCCGAAGGGCAAGGCCACCCTGGCCCGCACCTCGGGCGTCGTGCGCATCTACGAGGACGAGGGCAAGGGTCGTCCGGTGTCGATCGTCTCCGACGACGGCACCGAGGACGAGTACATCATCCCCAGCCTGTCTCGCCTCGAGGTGCAGGACGGCGACGAGATCCAGGCCGGCGAGCCCCTCGTCGACGGGCCCCGTGACCCCAAGGAGCTCATCGAGATCAAGGGCGTCCGCGAGACCCAGTCCTACCTCGTGGGCGAGGTCCAGGGCGTGTACCGCGACCAGGGCGTCTCCATCGACGACAAGCACATCGAGCTCATCGTCCGCCAGATGACCCGCCGCGTGGCGGTGTCCGAGCCTGGCGAGTCCGAGTTCCTGCCCGGTGAGCGCGTCGACCAGAAGGTCTTCGCCGACACCAACCGCCGCCTCGTCGAGGAGGGCAAGAAGACCGCCGAGGGTCGCCCCGAGCTCATGGGCATCACCAAGGCGTCGCTGGCCACCGATTCCTGGCTGTCGGCGGCGTCGTTCCAGGAGACCACCCGGGTCCTCACCGAGGCGGCCATCGAGTCCCGCAGCGACTCCCTGGTGGGCCTCAAGGAGAACATCATCATCGGCAAGCTCATCCCCGCGGGCACCGGCCTCGGCCAGTACCGCGAGATCGAGACGCAGGCCCCCGACTACCAGCCCATGGAGTACTACTCCTCGGGCGACGAAGAAGAGGGGCTCGCTGACTGGCTGGCCGAGCGTTCCGAGGCCGTGGCCGAGGTCATCGATCTGCCGACGGGTGCTGCTTCGGAGTAG
- a CDS encoding helix-hairpin-helix domain-containing protein, translated as MAELHEIRGVGPATATRLADHGITSVAALAQADLDSVVAVPGFGPVRAAAVQAAALAALDAASAPEGASPPTRPGAEVGKVDKAKADTSKTAEAGKAKAKKAGKAKVDKAKTAKAGKPKGGKSGKSAPTKGKAAKAGKGKRKKSAAGVAAESGKPEKSGKGKKKRKNR; from the coding sequence ATGGCCGAACTGCACGAGATCAGAGGCGTCGGGCCGGCGACGGCGACACGACTCGCCGATCACGGCATCACCTCGGTGGCCGCGTTGGCGCAGGCCGACCTCGACTCGGTCGTGGCCGTGCCCGGCTTCGGCCCGGTCCGAGCCGCGGCGGTGCAGGCCGCGGCGCTCGCGGCCCTCGATGCCGCCTCGGCGCCCGAGGGCGCATCCCCCCCGACCCGACCCGGGGCCGAGGTGGGCAAGGTAGACAAGGCCAAGGCGGACACGTCGAAGACCGCAGAGGCGGGCAAGGCCAAGGCGAAGAAGGCGGGCAAGGCCAAGGTGGACAAGGCGAAGACCGCAAAGGCGGGCAAGCCCAAGGGGGGCAAGTCGGGCAAGTCCGCACCGACGAAGGGCAAGGCGGCGAAGGCGGGCAAGGGCAAGCGCAAGAAGTCGGCCGCCGGCGTGGCCGCCGAGTCGGGGAAGCCCGAGAAGTCAGGAAAGGGCAAGAAGAAGCGCAAGAATCGCTGA
- a CDS encoding DNA-directed RNA polymerase subunit beta, which translates to MPSRAAVRDRYSFANLDEALALPDLIAIQRESFDWFLAEGLADTFRDISPIKDFTETLQLELEFDPNDEDLRPPPKFTVEECKEKDMTYSAPIFVRARFMNATTGEIKEQTVFMGDFPMMTEKGTFVINGTERVVVSQLVRSPGVIFQPGERYRLRNLAKHQLVTGTIHPYRGEWIEFDVEQKPGKPVTAGTRVARKRRLSLFVLLRALGYDEENNPGFIDRFVSHFDFLEDQWEKDRELAPTQDEALVEIYKRARPGEPPSVESAKAYFRNAFFENRRYDLSRVGRYKLNRKLGPELEKLGTMFGLTDLDLPASDQPVLSRCEVLAATSYLLQLAKGEPGYRLDDQDHFANRRIRSVGELIQNQVRIGLSRMERVVRERMTTQDVEAITPQTLINIRPVVAAIKEFFGTSQLSQFMDQVNPLSGLTHRRRLSALGPGGLSRERAGFEVRDVHFSHYGRMCPIETPEGPNIGLIGALSTFARVNEFGFIESPYRKVENGRVTDEIMYLAADEEEEYVVAQANAPLNPDGTFKDDRVLVRRSPQGATLENLKLQLERESYFASTTEISSIPPSEVQLMDVSPKQIVSVATALIPFLEHDDANRALMGANMQRQAVPLIRAEAPYIGTGIEGRAARDAADMLIAIDDGTVTEVDGDSITVEYKNAGRKVMRLLKFERSNQDTSINQKPRVREGDRVKSGDILADGSSTDNGELALGKNLLVAFMPWEGYNFEDAIILSERLVKDDVLTSIHIHEHEIDARDTKLGPEEITRDIPNLSDEILADLDERGIIRVGAEVGPGDVLVGKVTPKGETELTPEERLLRAIFGEKAREVRDTSLKVPHGEEGKVIDVKVFSRDESHELPPGVNQLVRVYVAQKRKISVGDKLAGRHGNKGVISKILPIEDMPYMADGTPVDIILNPLGVPSRMNVGQVLEAHLGYAARWGWDVPGSGQVEGGRVGDDPVRGTENKTRTNTPPAQLIATPVFDGAHWDEEEEAGKHPTIQRIFENLTPESVDGRRLIQPNGKTTLYNGRTGEPYDNPITVGYVYILKLAHLVDDKIHARSTGPYSMITQQPLGGKAQFGGQRFGEMEVWALEAYGSAYCLQELLTIKSDDVLGRVKVYEAIVKGENIPEPGIPESFKVLIKEMQALCLNVEVLNTIGDEIEMRELDEDIFRTAEELGIDISRPERGSDEEDARRAAERMERI; encoded by the coding sequence TTGCCTTCTCGCGCCGCTGTCCGCGATCGCTACTCGTTTGCCAACCTCGATGAGGCCTTGGCACTGCCGGACCTCATCGCCATCCAGCGTGAGTCCTTCGACTGGTTCCTCGCGGAGGGCCTGGCCGACACCTTCCGCGACATCAGTCCCATCAAGGACTTCACCGAGACGCTGCAGCTCGAGCTCGAGTTCGACCCGAACGACGAGGACCTGCGCCCGCCGCCGAAGTTCACGGTGGAGGAGTGCAAAGAGAAGGACATGACCTACTCGGCCCCCATCTTCGTGCGGGCCCGCTTCATGAACGCCACCACCGGCGAGATCAAGGAGCAGACGGTCTTCATGGGGGACTTCCCGATGATGACCGAGAAGGGCACCTTCGTCATCAACGGCACGGAGCGCGTGGTCGTGTCGCAGCTCGTCCGCAGCCCGGGCGTGATCTTCCAGCCCGGTGAGCGCTACCGCCTGCGCAACCTCGCCAAGCACCAGCTGGTCACCGGCACCATCCACCCCTACCGGGGCGAGTGGATCGAGTTCGACGTCGAGCAGAAGCCGGGCAAGCCCGTCACCGCCGGCACCCGCGTGGCCCGCAAGCGCCGCCTCAGTCTCTTCGTGCTGCTGCGCGCCCTCGGCTACGACGAGGAGAACAACCCCGGGTTCATCGACCGCTTCGTCAGCCACTTCGACTTCCTCGAGGACCAGTGGGAGAAGGACCGCGAGCTGGCCCCCACCCAGGACGAGGCCCTCGTCGAGATCTACAAGCGGGCCCGCCCGGGCGAGCCGCCGTCGGTCGAGTCGGCCAAGGCCTACTTCCGCAACGCCTTCTTCGAGAACCGTCGCTACGACCTGAGCCGCGTGGGTCGCTACAAGCTCAACCGCAAGCTCGGCCCCGAGCTGGAGAAGCTCGGCACGATGTTCGGCCTGACCGATCTCGACCTGCCGGCGTCGGACCAGCCCGTGCTCAGCCGCTGCGAGGTCCTCGCCGCCACGAGCTACCTGCTCCAACTGGCCAAGGGCGAGCCCGGCTACCGCCTGGACGACCAGGACCACTTCGCCAACCGCCGCATCCGCTCGGTGGGCGAGCTCATCCAGAACCAGGTCCGCATCGGCCTCTCCCGCATGGAGCGGGTGGTGCGGGAGCGCATGACCACCCAGGACGTCGAGGCCATCACGCCCCAGACGCTGATCAACATCCGCCCGGTGGTCGCGGCCATCAAGGAGTTCTTCGGCACCAGCCAGCTCTCCCAGTTCATGGACCAGGTGAACCCCCTGTCGGGCCTCACCCACCGTCGACGCCTGTCGGCGCTCGGCCCGGGCGGCCTCTCGCGTGAGCGGGCCGGCTTCGAGGTCCGCGACGTCCACTTCAGCCACTACGGCCGCATGTGCCCGATCGAGACGCCGGAGGGCCCGAACATCGGCCTCATCGGCGCCCTGTCCACCTTCGCCCGGGTGAACGAGTTCGGCTTCATCGAGTCGCCGTACCGCAAGGTCGAGAACGGCCGTGTCACCGACGAGATCATGTACCTGGCCGCCGACGAGGAAGAGGAGTACGTGGTCGCCCAGGCCAACGCGCCCCTCAACCCGGATGGCACCTTCAAGGACGACCGGGTGCTCGTGCGTCGCTCGCCCCAGGGCGCGACCCTCGAGAACCTCAAGCTGCAGCTCGAGCGCGAGAGCTACTTCGCCTCGACCACCGAGATCTCGAGCATCCCGCCCTCCGAGGTCCAGCTCATGGACGTCTCGCCGAAGCAGATCGTGTCGGTCGCCACGGCGCTGATCCCGTTCCTCGAGCACGACGACGCCAACCGTGCCCTGATGGGCGCCAACATGCAGCGTCAGGCCGTCCCGCTGATCCGGGCCGAGGCGCCCTACATCGGCACCGGCATCGAGGGCCGCGCCGCCCGTGACGCCGCCGACATGCTGATCGCCATCGACGACGGCACCGTCACCGAGGTCGACGGCGACTCGATCACGGTCGAGTACAAGAACGCCGGCCGCAAGGTCATGCGCCTGCTCAAGTTCGAGCGCTCGAACCAGGACACCTCCATCAACCAGAAGCCCCGCGTGCGCGAGGGCGACCGGGTGAAGTCGGGCGACATCCTCGCCGACGGTTCGAGCACCGACAACGGTGAGCTGGCCCTCGGCAAGAACCTCCTCGTGGCCTTCATGCCCTGGGAGGGCTACAACTTCGAGGACGCCATCATCCTCAGCGAGCGCCTGGTGAAGGACGACGTGCTCACGTCGATCCACATCCACGAGCACGAGATCGACGCCCGTGACACCAAGCTCGGCCCCGAGGAGATCACCCGGGACATCCCGAACCTCTCCGACGAGATCCTCGCCGACCTCGACGAGCGCGGCATCATCCGCGTGGGTGCCGAGGTGGGCCCGGGCGACGTGCTGGTGGGCAAGGTCACGCCGAAGGGCGAGACCGAGCTGACCCCCGAAGAGCGCCTCCTGCGGGCGATCTTCGGCGAGAAGGCCCGCGAGGTGCGCGACACCTCGCTGAAGGTGCCCCACGGTGAAGAGGGCAAGGTCATCGACGTCAAGGTGTTCAGCCGGGACGAGAGCCACGAGCTGCCCCCGGGCGTCAACCAGCTGGTCCGGGTCTACGTGGCCCAGAAGCGCAAGATCAGCGTGGGCGACAAGCTCGCCGGCCGCCACGGGAACAAGGGCGTGATCTCCAAGATCCTGCCCATCGAGGACATGCCGTACATGGCCGACGGCACCCCCGTCGACATCATCCTCAACCCCCTCGGCGTCCCGTCCCGCATGAACGTGGGCCAGGTCCTCGAGGCCCACCTCGGCTACGCCGCCCGTTGGGGCTGGGACGTGCCCGGCTCGGGTCAGGTCGAGGGTGGCCGCGTGGGCGACGACCCGGTGCGCGGTACCGAGAACAAGACCCGCACCAACACGCCGCCGGCGCAGCTCATCGCCACCCCGGTGTTCGACGGTGCGCACTGGGACGAGGAGGAGGAGGCCGGGAAGCACCCGACCATCCAGAGGATCTTCGAGAACCTCACCCCCGAGTCGGTCGACGGTCGCCGCCTCATCCAGCCCAACGGCAAGACCACCCTGTACAACGGCCGTACCGGCGAGCCCTACGACAACCCCATCACGGTGGGCTACGTCTACATCTTGAAGCTGGCGCACCTGGTCGACGACAAGATCCACGCCCGCTCGACCGGCCCGTACTCGATGATCACCCAGCAGCCGCTCGGTGGTAAGGCCCAGTTCGGTGGCCAGCGCTTCGGCGAGATGGAGGTGTGGGCCCTCGAGGCGTACGGCTCCGCCTACTGCCTCCAGGAGCTGCTCACCATCAAGTCCGACGACGTCCTCGGCCGGGTGAAGGTCTACGAGGCCATCGTCAAGGGCGAGAACATCCCCGAGCCGGGCATCCCCGAGAGCTTCAAGGTGCTCATCAAGGAGATGCAGGCGCTCTGCCTCAACGTCGAGGTGCTCAACACCATCGGCGACGAGATCGAGATGCGCGAGCTCGACGAGGACATCTTCCGCACCGCCGAGGAGCTGGGGATCGACATCTCCCGGCCCGAGCGGGGCAGTGACGAAGAAGACGCACGCCGCGCTGCAGAGCGCATGGAGAGGATCTGA
- a CDS encoding MBL fold metallo-hydrolase, translated as MTERKDATEATRAANAAVAASLPLDDPADFERARRGLLAEAPVQVLHEHGFPIWDRDDYAFLDTDEAPPTVNPSLWRQARLNSIAGLFEIADGFYQVRGLDLSNITFVRGDIGWLVIDPLTSAETAAAALAVVHQHFGERPVTAVIYTHSHIDHFAGVRGVVDEDDVASGKVPIVAPEGFLEAAISENVIAGNVMLRRGSYMYGPLLPRDAQGHVDAGLGKGVPLFGTNGLIAPTVTITETGEQHTFDGVRVRFQVTPGTEAPAEMNFFFPDHRVLCMAENCTATQHNLYTLRGAQVRDSLAWSTYIHEAIELFGEAADVVFASHHWPRWGTEDGLHYLRAQRDAYRYLHDQTMRLANHGLTPLEIAEELSMPDSLAAEFHTRGYYGTVNHNAKAVYQYYLGWFDGNPAHLHGHPPTEAARRYVEFMGGADEVVRKARASFDAGDFRWVAEVVNHVVFAQPDHADAKALQADALEQLGYQAESGPWRDFYLTGAQELRQGHPEGGGAAGASPDVLRAMTTEMLLELVGVRLNGPAVAGRDVALRMVIADRGEHWDIGISHGALYHSLVGGLDTAPEATLTLPYLAFAALAGGNQSLDDVIDAGEATVAGDRSALDHLVENLDNFSFGFPIVTP; from the coding sequence ATGACCGAACGCAAGGACGCCACCGAGGCGACCAGGGCCGCCAACGCCGCCGTCGCCGCATCGCTGCCCCTCGACGACCCGGCCGACTTCGAGCGGGCCCGGCGAGGGCTCCTGGCCGAGGCGCCGGTGCAGGTGCTGCACGAGCACGGCTTCCCCATCTGGGACCGCGACGACTACGCCTTCCTCGACACCGACGAGGCTCCACCGACCGTCAACCCCAGCCTGTGGCGCCAGGCCCGCCTCAACTCGATCGCCGGCCTCTTCGAGATCGCCGACGGCTTCTACCAGGTGCGGGGACTGGACCTCTCCAACATCACCTTCGTCCGAGGGGACATCGGTTGGCTCGTGATCGACCCGCTCACGTCGGCCGAGACCGCCGCCGCCGCGCTGGCCGTCGTCCACCAGCACTTCGGCGAGCGCCCCGTGACCGCGGTCATCTACACGCACAGCCACATCGACCACTTCGCGGGCGTGCGCGGGGTCGTCGACGAGGACGACGTCGCCTCGGGCAAGGTGCCCATCGTCGCCCCGGAGGGTTTCCTCGAGGCCGCCATCAGCGAGAACGTCATCGCCGGCAACGTGATGCTGCGCCGGGGCTCCTACATGTACGGCCCGCTCCTCCCCCGCGACGCGCAGGGCCACGTCGACGCCGGTCTCGGCAAGGGTGTCCCACTGTTCGGCACCAACGGCCTCATCGCCCCGACCGTCACCATCACCGAGACCGGCGAGCAGCACACCTTCGACGGGGTGCGGGTGCGCTTCCAGGTGACGCCCGGCACCGAGGCGCCGGCCGAGATGAACTTCTTCTTTCCCGACCACCGGGTGCTCTGCATGGCCGAGAACTGCACCGCCACCCAGCACAACCTGTACACGCTGCGGGGGGCCCAGGTCCGCGACTCCCTGGCCTGGAGCACCTACATCCACGAGGCCATCGAGCTCTTCGGCGAGGCGGCCGACGTGGTCTTCGCCAGCCACCACTGGCCCCGCTGGGGCACCGAGGACGGCCTGCACTACCTGCGGGCGCAGCGTGACGCCTACCGGTACCTCCACGATCAGACCATGCGCCTGGCGAACCACGGCCTGACGCCGCTCGAGATCGCCGAGGAGCTGTCGATGCCCGACTCGCTGGCGGCGGAGTTCCACACCCGTGGCTACTACGGCACCGTCAACCACAACGCCAAGGCCGTGTACCAGTACTACCTGGGCTGGTTCGACGGGAACCCCGCCCACCTCCACGGCCACCCGCCAACCGAGGCCGCACGCCGCTACGTCGAGTTCATGGGTGGCGCCGACGAGGTCGTGCGCAAGGCGCGGGCCAGCTTCGACGCCGGCGACTTCCGCTGGGTGGCCGAGGTCGTGAACCACGTGGTGTTCGCCCAGCCCGACCACGCCGACGCGAAGGCCCTGCAGGCCGATGCCCTCGAGCAGCTCGGCTACCAGGCCGAGTCCGGCCCCTGGCGGGACTTCTACCTGACGGGCGCTCAGGAGCTCCGCCAGGGCCACCCCGAAGGCGGGGGCGCCGCCGGCGCCAGTCCCGACGTCCTGCGGGCGATGACCACCGAGATGCTCCTCGAACTGGTGGGCGTTCGCCTCAACGGCCCCGCGGTCGCGGGCCGCGACGTCGCCCTCCGCATGGTCATCGCCGACCGGGGTGAGCACTGGGACATCGGCATCTCACACGGGGCGCTCTACCACTCGCTCGTGGGCGGACTCGACACCGCGCCCGAGGCGACGCTGACGCTCCCCTACCTCGCCTTCGCCGCGCTCGCCGGCGGCAACCAGTCCCTCGACGACGTCATCGACGCCGGCGAGGCCACGGTCGCCGGCGACCGCTCGGCCCTCGACCACCTCGTCGAGAACCTCGACAACTTCAGCTTCGGCTTCCCCATCGTCACCCCCTGA